The Pyxidicoccus sp. MSG2 DNA segment CCGGCCTACCCGCTGGACGTGTGGGTGGGGGCCTTGCGCGTCGCGGCGGACACGCTCGCCCCGCAGGTTCCCCTCGACGAAGGCGCGGCCGTGGTGGGCCGCCGCTTCGTGCAGGGGTTCAGCTCCACGCTCATCGGCAACGCGCTGCTGGCCACCGTGCGCCTGCTCGGGCCGGAGCGGATGCTGGCGCGGATGACGCGCAACCTTCGTACGGGCACCAACTATCTGGAGGCCCAGATGGAGCAGCTCGGGCCCACCCGGTATGCGCTCACCTGCCGGCCCGTGGTGGTGCCCGGCTTCTACGTGGGCCTCTTCCTCGCGGGCCTGGAGGCCAGCGGGGCCCGGCAGCCCACCGTCCAGATTCTCCGGCACGACGGCGAGGAAGCCGTCTACGACATCGCCTGGAACTGAGCAGGAAGACACACGCGGCGTCCGGGTCGCGATACAACCCACTCGGTTTTCCGGGTTGTCTGTATCATGCGGGGCGGGCGGCCCCCCATGCGTCAACACCCTCTCGACACCCAGCTTCGGCCGGAGGATCCGGCTCGTCGTCCCATGGACGGCGAGGTGGTGGGAGGCCGCTACCGCATCCTCGACTTCCTGGGTCGGGGCGGCGCGGGCACCGTGTGGCGGGCGCAGGACCTGCTCGCCGGCCCCGTCGCGGTGAAGCTGCTGCACCGGACGCTGGAGGACCTGGCGCGGCTGCCGCAGAGCCCGGGCACCCCGTCCTCCGCCGCGCGCCATGAGCTGGCGCTGTCGCTGGCGCACGAGTTCCAGACGCTCGCGTCGGTGCGACACCCGCATGTCATCAGCGTGCTCGACTACGGCTTCGACGCCGAGCGCCGGCCGTACCTGGCCATGGACCTGCTGGAGGACGCGAAGCACCTGGTGGAGGCCGGCGCGGGCAGGCCGCTCTCCGTGCAGGTGGACCTGTTGCTCCAGACGCTGGACGCGCTCGCGTACCTGCACCGGCGCGGCATCATCCACCGCGACTTGAAGCCCGCCAACGTGCTGGTGGCCCATGGGCAGGTGAAGGTGGTGGACTTCGGGCTCGCGGTGGGGCGCGAGCACGTGCACCGCGCGCAGCCCGCGGGGACGCCGGGCTACCTCGCGCCGGAGCTGTTCGAGGACCAGCCGCCCTCGGAGGTGACGGACCTCTTCAGCGTGGGCGCCATGGCGTGCCAGATGATGTTCCATCGGCTCCCGCATGCGGGCCGGGTGGACGCGCCGCCGGGCTTTCCTCCCGCGCTCAAGGCGCTGCTGGAGCGGCTGGTGTCGCCGGAGCCGAGGAAGCGCCCGCGCGGCGCGGACGAGGTGATTGCCGCGCTCCGCGCCGCCACCGGCCAGTCCGTGCCGCGGGAGTCCGCCGCCACGCGCGAGAGCTTCCTCCAGGCCGCGCGCTACGTGGGCCGGGCCCGCGAGCAGGTGCGGCTGTCCGGTGTGCTGGAGGATGCGCGCAGGGGCCGCGGCGCCGCGTGGCTCGTGGGCGGCGAGAGCGGCGTGGGCAAGTCGCGGCTCCTGGAGGAGCTGCGTGCGCTCGCGCTGGTGCGGGGCATGGCGGTGCTGCGCGGGCAGGCGGTGGCCGCCGGCAGCAGTCCGTACCAGGAGTGGCGCCCGGTGCTGCGCTGGCTGTCCATCCTCACCACGCTGGAGGAGCGCGAGGCCAGCGTCCTCAAGCCGCTGGTGCCGGACTTGGAGTCGCTGCTCGGCAAGACGGTGGAAGACCCCGCGGAGCTGGGCGCGGAGATGGCGCAGGCGCGGCTGATGCAGGTGGTGGAGGACGTCTTCGCCCGGCTGCCCCAGCCCACCGTCGTCATCCTGGAGGACTTGCAGTGGGCCCGCAGCGAGTCGCTGCTCCTGCTGGCCCGGCTCGCCACGCGCGCGGGCGGGCAGCGGCTGCTGCTGTTGGGCAGCTTCCGTGACGACGAGGCGCCGGAGCTGCCGTCGCAATTGCCGGACATGCAGGTGCTGCGGTTGCCTCGGCTGGACGCGCTGGAAATCGCGGTGCTCAGTCAGTCGATGATTGGCGCGCAGGGGGCGCGGCCGCACCTGGTGGACTGGCTGCGACGGGAGACGGAGGGCAACCCCTTCTTCCTCGTGGAGGTGGTGCGCGCGCTGGCGGAGGAGGCGGGCGGGCTCGACAAGCTGGGTGACATGGCGCTGCCCGAGCGCGTCTTCGCGGGCGGCGTGCGCCGGCTGGTGAGCCGGCGGCTGGAGAAGGTGCCCGCGCCGCACCGCGAGCTGCTGAAGCTGGCCGCCATCCAGGGCCGTCACGTGGACGTCGCGCTGCTCGAGCGCGCGGCGCCCGGCGCGGACGTGGAGCGCTGGTTGAACGAGTGCGCGGGCGCGGCGGTGCTGGACGTGGCGGACGGCCGGTGGCGCTTCGCGCACGACAAGCTGCGTGAGGGCGTGCTGGAGGAGCTGTCCACAGAGGAACGGCCCGGGCTGCACCGGCGCGTGGCGGTGGCGCTGGAGGCGGCGCACGGGAACGGCTCGGAGTGGACGGCGGCGCTCTGCTACCACTGGGGCGCGGCGGGAGACCGGGTGCGCGAGGCGAAGTACGCGCGGCACGCCGGCGAGGACGCGCTGCGGGTGGGCGCGTGCCGCGAGGCGGTGCCCTTCCTGCTGCGCGCGCTGGAGCTCGTGAGTGAGCAGGGCGGAGACGCCGTCAGCCTGGGCCATCTGGAGGCGCTGCTGGCCGAGGCCCGCTTCCAGCTCGGGGAGCTGGCGGAGTTCCGCACCCTGGCGGAGCAGGCGCTGAAGCACTTCGGCTGGCCGGTGCCGTCCAGCAAGGTGGGCTGGGTGCTGGGCACGCTGGGGCAGGTGGCGCTGCGGCTGGCGCAGAGCGCACGGCCGGACGTGTACGACGCGGAGACGGAGGAAAAGCGCCGGGTGCGTCTGGTGGCGGGCCGGCTGCTGATGCGGCTCACCGACGCGTACATCTACGCGCAGGAGGCGCTGCCGGTGCTCTGGTCCGGCCTGCGCATGCTGAACCTGTGCGAGCCCGCGGGCGCGTCGCCGGAGCTGGCGCGCGGCTACACCAACATGGCGGTGGTGGTGGGCACGGTGCCCATCCACCCGGTGGCGGAGGCGTGGGCGGGGCGCGCGCGGGACGTGGCCGAGCGCGTGGGCAGCCCCTCGGACCTGGCCTACGTGCTGGTCCGCAACGCCGTGTACGCAGCGTACGTGGCGCGGTGGGCGGAGGTGGAGGAGTGGGTGCTGCGGGCCATCGGCATCGTCGACTCGACGGGAGACCTGCGGCTGGCGGAGGAGTGTCGCTCGTTCCTGAATGTGACGTACCTCTACCAGGGGAGGTTCTCCCAGAGCCTGCCGCTACTGGCGTGGTTGGAGACCTCGGCGCGGCGGCGCGACGCCGCCCAGTCCCAACATTGGGCGCTGCACTACCAGGCGCATATCCACCTGCGGCTGGGCGACTACGTGAAGGCGCGCGCCCTGCTGGAGCAGACGCTGGAGTGGACGGAGGCGCACGGCGGCATCACGGACCGCATCATCGTGGAGGGCACGCTGGCGCTGCTGCGGCTGCGCGAGGGCAACCCCGGCGGGGCGCGCGAGGCGGCGGAGAAGGCGCTGGCGAAGCTGTCGGCCGGCAAGCCGGTGGCGCACTTCGTCTACTTCGGCGCCATGTCGGTGGCGGAGGTGCTGCTCACGCTGTGGGAGCAGGACGGCGGCGTGGATGCCTCGCTGGCGGCCAGCGCGAAGGCGGCGCGCAAGGCGGTGGATGCGTTCGCGAAGGTGTTCCCCTTCGGCAAGCCGGCGTCCCTGCTGTGGCGGGGGCGCGAGGCCTGGGTGGCGGGAGACGCGCCGCGCGCGTACGAGTCGTGGCGCCGGTGCATCCACGCGGCGGAGAAGAAGGGCACGGCCTTCGAGGCGGCGAGGGCGCGGCTGGAATTGGCGCGCCACCTGCCGTCGGATGACCCCGCGCGGCGGATGCACGCGCAGCGCGCGGCGGAGCT contains these protein-coding regions:
- a CDS encoding DUF2378 family protein, with product MFQQSFEGLIRALGDQLDERCAGRLQKVGVNAKGSLAPAYPLDVWVGALRVAADTLAPQVPLDEGAAVVGRRFVQGFSSTLIGNALLATVRLLGPERMLARMTRNLRTGTNYLEAQMEQLGPTRYALTCRPVVVPGFYVGLFLAGLEASGARQPTVQILRHDGEEAVYDIAWN
- a CDS encoding serine/threonine-protein kinase: MRQHPLDTQLRPEDPARRPMDGEVVGGRYRILDFLGRGGAGTVWRAQDLLAGPVAVKLLHRTLEDLARLPQSPGTPSSAARHELALSLAHEFQTLASVRHPHVISVLDYGFDAERRPYLAMDLLEDAKHLVEAGAGRPLSVQVDLLLQTLDALAYLHRRGIIHRDLKPANVLVAHGQVKVVDFGLAVGREHVHRAQPAGTPGYLAPELFEDQPPSEVTDLFSVGAMACQMMFHRLPHAGRVDAPPGFPPALKALLERLVSPEPRKRPRGADEVIAALRAATGQSVPRESAATRESFLQAARYVGRAREQVRLSGVLEDARRGRGAAWLVGGESGVGKSRLLEELRALALVRGMAVLRGQAVAAGSSPYQEWRPVLRWLSILTTLEEREASVLKPLVPDLESLLGKTVEDPAELGAEMAQARLMQVVEDVFARLPQPTVVILEDLQWARSESLLLLARLATRAGGQRLLLLGSFRDDEAPELPSQLPDMQVLRLPRLDALEIAVLSQSMIGAQGARPHLVDWLRRETEGNPFFLVEVVRALAEEAGGLDKLGDMALPERVFAGGVRRLVSRRLEKVPAPHRELLKLAAIQGRHVDVALLERAAPGADVERWLNECAGAAVLDVADGRWRFAHDKLREGVLEELSTEERPGLHRRVAVALEAAHGNGSEWTAALCYHWGAAGDRVREAKYARHAGEDALRVGACREAVPFLLRALELVSEQGGDAVSLGHLEALLAEARFQLGELAEFRTLAEQALKHFGWPVPSSKVGWVLGTLGQVALRLAQSARPDVYDAETEEKRRVRLVAGRLLMRLTDAYIYAQEALPVLWSGLRMLNLCEPAGASPELARGYTNMAVVVGTVPIHPVAEAWAGRARDVAERVGSPSDLAYVLVRNAVYAAYVARWAEVEEWVLRAIGIVDSTGDLRLAEECRSFLNVTYLYQGRFSQSLPLLAWLETSARRRDAAQSQHWALHYQAHIHLRLGDYVKARALLEQTLEWTEAHGGITDRIIVEGTLALLRLREGNPGGAREAAEKALAKLSAGKPVAHFVYFGAMSVAEVLLTLWEQDGGVDASLAASAKAARKAVDAFAKVFPFGKPASLLWRGREAWVAGDAPRAYESWRRCIHAAEKKGTAFEAARARLELARHLPSDDPARRMHAQRAAELFTELGTREELAWTRAESLRRV